The Fibrobacter sp. UWT2 DNA segment TGGCAGATTGATGTGCGTGCCCTTGCACGCCGCTAGTATTGTAGGGCTACGCCCGTATATGAAGAACCGCCGGCTTCGCCGGCGGGTCACTTTTTTTTAAAGATCTTTCTGCATTTCGTAGAAGACGTAGAGCCAGGTCTTGAGGCGGGTCCAGCTTCTGTCTCCCTTGTACCGGATGTAGTCTCCGAAGGAATAGAATAGGATGTCTTTCACGAGGCCTGGGGTTGCCCTAATTCCTTCGACGCTGTAGAATTCATCGGACAGTTTCAAATCTGTATCGCGGATGGTGACGCCGTCTACGGCGATGGTCAGGTGCTTCTTGTGAATCACCAGCGAATAGTGGTGACGCTTGCCGTCAAGAATGTTCGCCTTGCCGTATTCCACGGAATCGGTAGAGGCGGTGTCGATGCCGTTGTAGATTCGGGTGCAAATCGCGGTAGAATCTTTTTCGCAACGGCGAATTTCAAAGCCGAGACTGTCGCAGTCGCCCAGCAAAACGGTGCTGTCGGCAAGGCTGTCGAGTTCGATCCAGAAACTGATGGCGAAGCTGGAATCATCGAACATTTCGATCCAACGCCAAAGAGTGTCCTTTTCTACTTCAGGCCAGTAAGCCCTGAGTCGCGAGAACGTTGTTGTGTTGTATTCGCCGCTGGCAAGAGTTAGCGTTGTAGCGGAATCGATTCTGGGAACGACAATCCAGTGGATTGCCGAGTCGTTTGCCGATGCAGAATGCTTCTGAGAAACGACGACATTGCCTCGCTCGTCGAGGAAGAAGTTGCGGTAGTCGCTGTAGAAATCAGCATCGGCAATCTTGACGGGAACAATCAGCGAATCCAGGAAACGGCCGCCGATCGTATCGTACATGTCCGATTCCGGAAGCGTAAAGTCGATGTCGAAAAGCTTCTTGTCTGCGACGAATTTCTCGCTGGCGTACAAGGTGTCGCCGGCGCTGAGTTGCCAATCGACGCCTAAAGTGCGGAAGTCGTTGCCGAATTGAATTTCAATTTGCTTCACGGAGTCTTCGTTATCGAAAAGCGGAATATTTTCGACAATGGCGTAGCCACGCTTGATGTCTTCTGCGGATATCTTCTTGCAAGCAAGCGTACCCGTGATGCACAGGGAAGCGTTTTCGGGCAAAACTTCTTGCAAATCCTCGCCGAGATACGTCTTGACGAGCTCCGTATAAGATGTCGAAATCTTCAGGGTGGCAGGTTCCTGCACGCGGACGTAGACGGTGTCGATGTCGTTCCACTTCAAAATGTCGGCACCATAAAGAGTGTCTTTTTCGCCGTTCATTCCGGTGACGGTCGCCACGACGCTATAGGCGCCCGTGGCGTCATCGAATACGGCGTATTCTCCGTAGTCGACGGTGACGGAATCCATCAGTTCGGTTTTTCCGTCAACGATTCTTGTCAGCGCAAATTGAACGGAGCCTGACGTTTTGGCGGATTTTCCCGATATGTCCGTGGCGTCGCCAAGTTCCTCTTCGATGGCGAATGCCAGGGTGCGGCCCGATTCGGTTTCGGTGAGCACGCCGGCGTGATCCGATTCGTGGGAATCGTTAGGAGGACTGCATGCTACAACCTGAGACAGCATTGCCGCAGCGACAAGGGACAAATAAGATTTGATTTGTTCTTTTTTCATTTTACATCCCTATTGTTAGCTGCTAATCCAAATTTGGGAACAGGTGGATATTCATTTGGTACACGCCGTCGGCTTTTTCCTTGTCCTCGCCGATGATGCGCCTGGCCTTTGCCTTGAATTCCTGTAGCTCCGCTTCCAGCTTCTTGTAGGCGTCGCTTGAAATGCTGAAGGTAAGGGTGCTCATGACGGTGGGTTTCTTGGGGGGAGTCATGAGGGCCTGCTTCGAAAGCTCAAAGCACTGTAACTGGTACTGTTTAATCAGTTCGGCATTGTTGTAGGGGCCGCTGCTGATGCTTTCTTTGGTGGGCTTCCAGAACCCGCTTTCGTTTTTGCGGGCAAGTCCCAGTCTTTCGAGCAGGGCGAGCGAATCTTTCAGTTTGCCAAGTGGAACCTTGGGGAATATCCGCTTTTGCACCGGAGTCATGTCGTCGTCTACGTCCATGGCGTCCAAAATGGCGAAGAGAGCGCTGTTGTACCAGTGGCTATAATATTCGTAGGCGTCTTCGTTGAGAATGTGCTGCGGATTGGGGTGCAGCTTCAAGACTTCTTGCATGGCTGCGTTGCGTGCGGCGTCGCTTTTGGCCTGGTCCAGTTCCACCAGGGTTTCGAAATATTTGGCTTCTTTCTTGTCGAGTTCCAGGATTTCGATAAACTTGGCCACCATGCGGGGGCTGACTTTTTTTCCTCTGAGAACGTCGGCGAAATAGCTGCGGCTTTTTTCGAGGCCCAGCAGGTTACAAATCTCGGTACGCGTAAAATGGGGTTCCGCTTTGGCGCGGGCCACTTGGTATTCTTCCAAAAATTTGCGGAAGTGCGTAAATTGGTATATGTCTAAAAATCGATTCACGTTTTTAAATATATATAATTTTTGAGAACATTGTCAATAAAAATTTAACTGGCTCGCAGACTGTTAAAAAACTCACAAAATGGCGAAAAAATGGGAAAAACGGGAATTTTTGAACCAAATAGATGAAAAATTGATGCAAGAAAGGCCTTTTTACACGATGCAAACACGTTTTTACCTGTAGAGAACATGCTTTTTCTTTCAAAAGGGATTATTTTTAAGGGAAAGGAATTTGGGTCATGAAAAAGGTTATCGTTCTCTATATGGCGGCTGCGGTAGGTGCTCTGGTAACACAGACTTTTGCTCGACCCGCTGCGCCCAATTTTCAGACAGTTTCGAATAAAGACGGCAGCTCCGTCACGATTCGCCATTATGGCGATGAACATTTCCATTATGCGGCAACATCCGATGGCTACCTTGTCATGCGGGACACGGCCGGTAATTATGTTTATGTGGGCGAAGACGGGTCCCCGTCTGGCGTGCTTGCCAAAAATGAGGACGAACGCACTGACTCCGAAAAATCATTCTTGAAAGGGCTGGATCAGGAGGCGGCTTTAAGGAACCATGAAAAATTGCATGGAGGCCGATTTCCAGAAGACAGTACGCTGACCGAAAGTTCCCAGGTGCAAAAGGGAACTGCTTCTAACGTCGCTGTAATGGCGTACAATCAAGAAGGCGTTTCGGTAGCGCTCAATCGTCCGTCTCCGCAAAAGTGGACGGTGGGGGAACGCTGGTTCCCGGTGCTTTTAATCGGAACGCCCAATAAGGCTTATTCAGATTCTGCCGCCTACTATGATTTCTTGAACAAACCCGGCTATAACAAGGACAACCATATCGGCAGCTTGCGCGATTACTTCTTGTTTGTCTCGGACAGTTTGTTTAACCCGCATTTCGATGTGTATCCCGTTAACATCAGTTCAAATTTGAATGATTTTGGCTATGGCGATGACTTTAACGAAGGCAAGCTTGTCGCCATGGGAATTGATGAGCTGGTGAAACGCGAAGATTTCTTGAAGAATGCAAAGAAATATTGCTACAGCAATAGCAATATCGACGGATTCATTTTCTTGTTCCCGGGCATGGAAGAAGAAGCGACTGTAATCAGCAAGGATTTTTGGAGCCATCAGTTCGCGATGAGCGTGAACGGGTCTGCGCGTTGGTTCCCGTCTCCGTACAAGGCGGGCGGCTACTCTTTTGAAAAGTATGTTTTCAATGCCCAGATGGCAGACGAATCCAACAACAAGAAAATCAATAAGTTGGGGATTCTGGCGCACGAAATGAGCCATGTTCTGGGGCTAAAAGATCATTATTCCAGGGACGCCAATGACAAACAGATCGATGGTCCGGGCATTTATGACTTAATGTCACTTGGCATGTACAACGGCACGACGGTTAGCGAAGGCAATATTCCTCTGGGATATTCCGCATTTGAAAAGGAAACGGTAGGTTGGCTTACGCTAGAAGACTTGCAGCCGGATTCCATTTATTCACTCAAAAAATTGAGCAAGATGCAGGCTTATTCTGTCACGAATCCGAATCATAAAGACGAATACTACGTGATTGAATATCGTCCGGCAGAAAAGTTCGATGCATACCTGCCTAGATATCGCGGCGCGCGTCAAAACGGTGTTTATGTGTGGTATATCGATTATGACAAGAGCGCTTTTGAAGACTATAACAATGCCAATGGCGATGTAAGTCACCAGCGAGTCGCAATTAAGGCTATCCTTGCCGCAAAAGAATACTATGTAGACTTTACTTATGTGAACAAGAGTGGAACTACTTCGGTGCCGGGTGTTTACAACTTTGTTCTTGACGGAACGGACCGAGCCTGTTTCACGACCTCGAAGAGTATGGCACTTTCGGCATGTCCTGAAGAATCCAGCTCTTCTGTTGCGAGCTCTAGCAGTGAAGCTGAAAGTTCCAGCAGCGAGGCTTATTCCAATAAAGAAAAGTCGAGTTCTAGCGAGGCGGTTGTTGAATCGTCTTCTAGCGAAAACAACGACCTCCCGAATTTGAGTTCCTCTGAAGCAATGCACATTGCTGATGCGGGCGTTGCCGTGCCACAGGTGCGGTATACGCTGGAAGGTCGCCTGCTCCATGTGCTGGCCGATGTGCCGGGCCTTAAGAGCGTACGCCTGTTCGATATGCAAGGTCACTTGCTCTATTCGGAAAAATTCTCCGGTAGTGCAGCGACGCTTGATCTCGGTAACATAAGCCGTGGCGCATACGTGGTTCGCCTGACGGCAGGAAATAAGACGCTTGCTGTAAAGCGCTTGCAGTAAAGCGGTAGAACAGGTGCTGTAAAAAAGCCCGTTCGGACATTTCCGAATGGGCTTAAGTTTTAGGCTTGAATAGAACTTTATTTTGCGATTTTGAGCCGCAACGTCTTTCCGGCAGCAGTTTTTGCGATGAGTAAACCGCCGTGTCTTACGAGGGCTTTTGTGCTTGAGCTGAGTTCTTGCATTCCTGTTGCGCGTACCATGCCCAAGTAGCTGCCGTTCATGTCGAAAATACGGTAGTTCTCCGTTTTGGTAAGCGTCTCAAATTTTGCGATGGCACTTGGTGTGCAAGGTTCTTCAAGACAAAGTGATTGGTTTTCGAACATGAAGTAGTCTGTGTCCATCCAGGAACCTGTTACTGTAAAGCGTAGAATGTGTTCGCCCGCCGTAAGCGTCACATTTGCCTTGACCATGTTGTAGTCGTCGTA contains these protein-coding regions:
- a CDS encoding TIGR02147 family protein is translated as MNRFLDIYQFTHFRKFLEEYQVARAKAEPHFTRTEICNLLGLEKSRSYFADVLRGKKVSPRMVAKFIEILELDKKEAKYFETLVELDQAKSDAARNAAMQEVLKLHPNPQHILNEDAYEYYSHWYNSALFAILDAMDVDDDMTPVQKRIFPKVPLGKLKDSLALLERLGLARKNESGFWKPTKESISSGPYNNAELIKQYQLQCFELSKQALMTPPKKPTVMSTLTFSISSDAYKKLEAELQEFKAKARRIIGEDKEKADGVYQMNIHLFPNLD
- a CDS encoding T9SS type A sorting domain-containing protein, which gives rise to MKKVIVLYMAAAVGALVTQTFARPAAPNFQTVSNKDGSSVTIRHYGDEHFHYAATSDGYLVMRDTAGNYVYVGEDGSPSGVLAKNEDERTDSEKSFLKGLDQEAALRNHEKLHGGRFPEDSTLTESSQVQKGTASNVAVMAYNQEGVSVALNRPSPQKWTVGERWFPVLLIGTPNKAYSDSAAYYDFLNKPGYNKDNHIGSLRDYFLFVSDSLFNPHFDVYPVNISSNLNDFGYGDDFNEGKLVAMGIDELVKREDFLKNAKKYCYSNSNIDGFIFLFPGMEEEATVISKDFWSHQFAMSVNGSARWFPSPYKAGGYSFEKYVFNAQMADESNNKKINKLGILAHEMSHVLGLKDHYSRDANDKQIDGPGIYDLMSLGMYNGTTVSEGNIPLGYSAFEKETVGWLTLEDLQPDSIYSLKKLSKMQAYSVTNPNHKDEYYVIEYRPAEKFDAYLPRYRGARQNGVYVWYIDYDKSAFEDYNNANGDVSHQRVAIKAILAAKEYYVDFTYVNKSGTTSVPGVYNFVLDGTDRACFTTSKSMALSACPEESSSSVASSSSEAESSSSEAYSNKEKSSSSEAVVESSSSENNDLPNLSSSEAMHIADAGVAVPQVRYTLEGRLLHVLADVPGLKSVRLFDMQGHLLYSEKFSGSAATLDLGNISRGAYVVRLTAGNKTLAVKRLQ